Proteins co-encoded in one Opitutus terrae PB90-1 genomic window:
- a CDS encoding carbohydrate ABC transporter permease: MTARERRQLFAGLGFTSLWIVGLGVFTAYPVLASLYYSFCDYSILKSPVWCGLENYRELFSDDLFWRSLRNTLFYAGLSVPLGTVVSLALALLLNCDVRGRPFFRVVFYMPSIVPVVAASMLWLWIFNGQVGLLNWALSPLLALFGQAPPAWLVDPNWAKPALVIMSLWGTGNAMVIYLAGLQNVPKELYESAAIDGATGWRRFRHVTLPMIAPVVYFNVIMSLIGALQVFTQAFIMSAAAGGGTGTGTDGFPARSTLFYTMHLFATAFYDLRMGYASAMAYVLFIIIATLTWLATRWSRERMSHVQ, translated from the coding sequence ATGACCGCACGCGAACGTCGCCAACTCTTCGCCGGGCTCGGGTTCACCAGCCTGTGGATCGTGGGGCTGGGCGTGTTCACGGCCTATCCAGTGCTGGCGTCACTGTATTATAGTTTCTGCGACTACTCGATCTTGAAGTCGCCGGTTTGGTGCGGTCTCGAGAACTATCGCGAGCTCTTCAGCGACGATCTGTTCTGGCGCTCGCTGCGAAACACGCTGTTCTACGCGGGGCTGTCGGTGCCGCTGGGCACGGTAGTGTCGCTCGCGCTGGCGCTCCTGCTGAACTGCGACGTGCGCGGACGTCCGTTCTTCCGGGTGGTTTTCTATATGCCGTCGATCGTGCCGGTGGTGGCGGCTTCGATGTTGTGGCTGTGGATTTTCAACGGCCAGGTGGGGCTGCTGAACTGGGCGTTGTCGCCGCTGCTGGCGCTGTTCGGCCAGGCGCCGCCGGCGTGGCTGGTGGATCCGAACTGGGCGAAGCCGGCGCTGGTCATCATGAGCCTGTGGGGCACCGGCAACGCGATGGTGATTTACCTTGCGGGACTGCAGAACGTGCCGAAGGAGCTCTACGAGTCGGCGGCGATCGACGGCGCGACCGGCTGGCGGCGATTCCGGCACGTGACGCTGCCGATGATCGCGCCGGTGGTGTATTTCAACGTCATCATGAGCCTGATCGGCGCGCTGCAGGTGTTCACGCAGGCGTTCATCATGTCGGCGGCGGCGGGCGGCGGCACGGGCACGGGGACGGACGGATTTCCGGCGCGGTCGACGTTATTCTATACGATGCACCTGTTCGCGACCGCGTTCTACGACCTGCGCATGGGCTATGCGAGCGCGATGGCCTATGTGCTGTTCATCATCATCGCCACACTGACCTGGCTGGCGACGCGCTGGTCGCGCGAGCGGATGAGCCACGTGCAATAG
- a CDS encoding hybrid sensor histidine kinase/response regulator, giving the protein MFSNSSRTFSGRKRWLVAGAALALFMIVPAELAGEGASPQPGPNVVAGKRVLTSFEQIWQLPEAEQRAWHPVKLNYVVYYYDPLWMALWGRAGESDSYLSLGAKVFPIKAGQRILVEGAMQPSRGMRVEDPKVTVLDEAVPLVPLGTAGEVASTERFNKRLVVIEGLVDRQVARDANHLEMYLIAEGRVVLAQLLLNNEVPTPQLKGTVVRATGVYFARSEPDWPGPKIELWVQRPEDVVAVSTLERDPRFAAPLRALADLGGAAARQDVHVAGVVVAQDPGKTITIREGAHSLVLHTPQTLTFRSGEEVEAIGWPEREGDSWVLRRATVRGVRTTCTTVSQLWALPDAEKTKWHPVRIDLLVYYFDPDWKALWGQVGDSDEFLSLGSKDFALKPGQRIRIEGLVRPADGIVVEEPRVTVLQESVPLVALETQGRIGDTDQLNKHWVVLEGYVDRQQVRGVGHVDLDLIVEGRLVVCRLLLPAGKETPTWEGAMVRASGVYSATQDPAGSVPSLELWTPGPDHLKVIGHIDSDARFDRPATPIDRLAQVDQSTMVRIVGVARTQQPGKLVTVRDETGQLNVATLQSRSLRLGEQVEAIGYPRLEGEQMSLRDGLVRPSRAAPAPPVAGLPQLRLADQLRELQPEEAGRGYPVHLSGVVTWARPNAEFFYVRDVSGGVCVFRPPDSHVSMFAGTKVEVFGVSATGRFTPVVLASIVQTSASIELPEAPQVTLEQALTGVEEAQWVSMRGYVRAVTPEAPWVRLEMTASGGEFHALMPPHDLTAKLVGAVVRVRGVCSAITNDKRQLTGIRVWVPSYRYVDIEDAAPSDPFAFPERSIASLRQFNSLEALNRRVRVSGTVSHQSPGRLIYLQDETEGLLALSRDQTRLEPGDHVEVVGFPGRENRRVVLREAVFRRTGPGTEPVPVPWRARAMFHEELDGRLVRVEAQLLDVGSSSNGVRLLNQRDQVLFEAVLESQREVPSAWVPRSRVALTGVYQIQFDEYRRPQAVRLLLRRPGDVTILERPSWLTVRRVLAVTGVLVIVVLLGFARVMALRRRVRHQTGIIKEQEESERAARLEAALARASKLESLGVLAGGIAHDFNNLLTVIMGNLSLAKIDPKIEPDTVRCLSESERAAARARDLTQQLLTFAKGGEPMRMPTRLPDLVREAAQFALHGAKVRCDYQIASDLWPASVDRGQIAQVVHNIVINANQAMPTGGRIEIGLQNEMVLEPRSGLEPGRYVRMTVADSGAGIPAETLGRIFEPYYSTKPQGTGLGLATVYSIVRRHEGHIEVRSIVGEGTTFTTWLPAATVPMAAKAPEESTRPRASRVLLMDDDAAIRLLGTTILKKAGYDVTAVSDGAAAVSEYAAAAAAGRSYDLVVLDLTVPGAMGGVEAMAKLKEMNPQVRAIVSSGYSSDPIMANYQAHGFRARVPKPYLASDLISAVRAVLEAPAG; this is encoded by the coding sequence ATGTTCTCCAACTCGAGCCGGACCTTCAGTGGCCGCAAGCGGTGGCTTGTGGCGGGGGCGGCGCTCGCGCTGTTCATGATCGTGCCGGCTGAATTGGCGGGGGAGGGGGCTTCGCCGCAGCCGGGGCCCAATGTGGTCGCGGGCAAACGGGTGCTCACCAGTTTCGAACAGATCTGGCAACTCCCGGAGGCGGAGCAGCGGGCGTGGCATCCGGTGAAGTTGAACTACGTCGTCTACTACTACGACCCGCTATGGATGGCGCTGTGGGGACGCGCGGGCGAATCGGACAGCTATCTTTCGCTCGGCGCGAAAGTTTTTCCGATCAAGGCCGGCCAGCGAATCCTGGTCGAGGGCGCGATGCAGCCGTCACGCGGCATGCGGGTGGAGGATCCGAAGGTGACGGTGCTGGACGAGGCGGTGCCACTCGTGCCGCTGGGCACGGCGGGCGAGGTGGCGAGTACGGAGCGCTTCAACAAACGGCTGGTGGTGATCGAGGGATTGGTCGATCGGCAGGTGGCTCGCGATGCGAATCACCTGGAAATGTATTTGATCGCCGAGGGCCGTGTGGTGCTGGCGCAGCTGTTGTTGAATAACGAGGTGCCGACGCCGCAGTTGAAAGGCACGGTGGTGCGGGCCACAGGCGTGTATTTTGCGCGAAGCGAACCGGACTGGCCGGGGCCGAAGATCGAGCTTTGGGTGCAACGTCCGGAAGACGTGGTGGCCGTCAGCACGCTGGAGCGCGACCCGCGGTTCGCGGCGCCACTGCGGGCGTTGGCGGACCTCGGCGGGGCGGCCGCGCGGCAGGATGTGCACGTGGCGGGAGTCGTCGTCGCACAGGATCCCGGCAAAACGATCACGATCCGCGAGGGCGCGCACTCGCTGGTGCTGCACACCCCGCAAACGCTGACCTTCCGGTCAGGCGAGGAGGTCGAGGCGATCGGCTGGCCGGAGCGCGAGGGCGACAGCTGGGTGCTGCGACGCGCGACGGTGCGCGGGGTGCGGACCACCTGCACGACGGTGAGCCAGCTCTGGGCCTTGCCCGACGCGGAGAAAACGAAATGGCATCCCGTGCGGATCGATCTGCTCGTCTACTATTTTGATCCGGATTGGAAGGCGTTGTGGGGGCAGGTGGGCGACAGCGACGAGTTCCTCTCGCTCGGCAGCAAGGATTTCGCGCTCAAGCCGGGCCAGCGCATTCGCATCGAGGGGCTCGTGCGGCCGGCGGACGGCATCGTCGTCGAGGAGCCGCGGGTCACCGTGTTGCAGGAGTCGGTGCCACTCGTCGCGCTGGAGACACAAGGGCGGATCGGGGACACGGACCAGCTGAACAAACACTGGGTCGTGCTCGAGGGCTATGTGGATCGCCAGCAGGTGCGCGGCGTCGGCCATGTGGACCTTGATCTGATCGTCGAGGGGCGGCTGGTCGTCTGCCGGCTGCTGCTGCCGGCGGGCAAGGAGACCCCGACGTGGGAGGGCGCGATGGTGCGGGCGAGCGGCGTGTATTCTGCGACGCAGGATCCCGCAGGTTCGGTGCCGAGCCTTGAGTTGTGGACGCCAGGCCCGGATCACCTCAAGGTGATCGGCCACATCGACAGCGATGCCCGGTTCGATCGGCCCGCGACGCCGATCGATCGGTTGGCGCAGGTCGATCAAAGCACGATGGTGCGCATCGTGGGCGTCGCGCGCACCCAGCAGCCCGGGAAACTCGTCACCGTGCGCGACGAAACCGGACAGCTCAACGTCGCCACGCTGCAGTCGCGTTCGCTGCGTTTGGGGGAGCAGGTCGAGGCAATCGGGTATCCGCGGCTCGAGGGAGAACAGATGAGTTTGCGCGACGGATTGGTTCGACCCTCGCGTGCGGCACCGGCGCCGCCGGTGGCCGGCCTGCCGCAGCTGCGCCTCGCGGACCAGTTGCGCGAGTTGCAGCCGGAGGAGGCGGGGAGGGGCTATCCGGTGCATCTCTCAGGGGTCGTCACTTGGGCGCGGCCCAATGCGGAGTTCTTCTATGTGCGCGACGTGAGCGGCGGGGTGTGCGTGTTCCGTCCGCCGGACAGCCACGTGTCGATGTTTGCGGGAACGAAGGTGGAGGTGTTTGGCGTGTCGGCCACGGGGCGGTTTACACCCGTGGTGTTGGCGTCCATTGTCCAGACCTCCGCCTCGATCGAGTTGCCCGAGGCGCCGCAGGTGACGCTCGAACAGGCGTTGACCGGCGTGGAGGAAGCCCAGTGGGTCAGCATGCGGGGCTACGTGCGCGCGGTGACGCCCGAGGCTCCCTGGGTGCGGCTCGAGATGACTGCGTCGGGAGGCGAATTTCACGCCTTGATGCCGCCGCACGATCTGACCGCGAAATTGGTGGGCGCGGTGGTGCGGGTACGCGGTGTGTGCAGCGCGATCACCAACGACAAGCGGCAGCTGACCGGCATTCGCGTGTGGGTGCCGTCGTATCGCTATGTCGACATTGAAGACGCGGCGCCGAGCGATCCGTTCGCCTTCCCGGAACGCTCGATCGCGAGCCTGCGGCAATTTAATTCGCTCGAGGCGCTGAATCGCCGCGTGCGCGTATCGGGCACGGTAAGCCACCAATCGCCGGGCCGGCTGATCTACCTCCAGGACGAAACGGAAGGGCTGCTGGCGTTGAGCCGGGATCAGACTCGGCTGGAGCCGGGCGATCACGTCGAAGTGGTGGGTTTTCCCGGTCGGGAGAACCGCCGCGTGGTGTTGCGCGAAGCGGTGTTTCGGCGGACGGGCCCGGGGACCGAGCCGGTGCCGGTGCCATGGCGCGCGCGGGCGATGTTCCACGAGGAATTGGACGGTCGGCTGGTGCGAGTCGAGGCACAGTTGCTCGATGTCGGCTCGTCGTCGAACGGCGTGCGGCTGCTCAACCAGCGGGATCAGGTGCTTTTCGAAGCGGTGCTCGAATCGCAGCGGGAGGTGCCGAGCGCGTGGGTACCGCGCAGCCGCGTGGCGCTGACCGGAGTCTACCAAATCCAGTTCGATGAATATCGGCGACCACAGGCGGTGCGGCTGCTCCTGCGCCGGCCCGGCGACGTGACGATTCTCGAGCGGCCCTCGTGGCTCACCGTGCGGCGCGTGCTCGCCGTCACCGGCGTGCTGGTGATCGTGGTGCTGCTGGGCTTCGCGCGGGTGATGGCGTTGCGTCGCCGGGTGCGGCACCAGACGGGCATCATCAAGGAACAGGAGGAGAGCGAACGCGCGGCGCGGCTCGAAGCGGCGCTGGCGCGGGCGTCGAAGCTGGAATCGCTCGGCGTGCTCGCCGGTGGCATCGCGCACGATTTCAATAATTTGCTCACGGTGATCATGGGCAATCTGTCGCTCGCGAAGATCGACCCGAAGATCGAGCCCGACACGGTGCGCTGCCTGAGCGAGAGCGAGCGCGCGGCGGCGCGGGCGCGCGACCTGACGCAGCAGCTGCTGACCTTCGCCAAGGGCGGCGAGCCGATGCGCATGCCGACGCGGCTGCCGGACCTCGTGCGCGAGGCCGCGCAGTTTGCGCTGCACGGCGCGAAGGTGCGCTGCGACTACCAAATCGCCTCCGATCTCTGGCCGGCCAGCGTGGATCGAGGGCAGATCGCGCAGGTGGTGCACAACATCGTGATCAACGCGAACCAGGCGATGCCCACGGGCGGACGCATCGAGATCGGGCTGCAGAATGAAATGGTGTTGGAACCGCGGTCAGGACTGGAGCCGGGCCGGTATGTGCGGATGACGGTTGCCGACTCCGGCGCGGGCATTCCGGCAGAAACCTTGGGGCGGATTTTCGAGCCCTACTATTCGACGAAACCACAGGGCACCGGGCTGGGCCTCGCGACCGTTTACTCCATCGTCCGCCGTCACGAGGGGCACATCGAAGTTCGCTCGATCGTCGGCGAAGGCACGACGTTCACGACCTGGCTGCCGGCGGCGACGGTCCCGATGGCGGCCAAGGCTCCGGAGGAGAGCACGCGCCCGCGAGCCTCGCGAGTGTTGCTCATGGACGACGATGCCGCGATCCGGCTGCTCGGGACGACCATTCTCAAGAAAGCGGGTTATGACGTAACGGCGGTCAGTGACGGTGCCGCCGCGGTGAGCGAGTATGCGGCGGCGGCTGCCGCCGGCCGGTCGTACGATCTGGTCGTGCTCGACCTGACGGTGCCGGGGGCGATGGGCGGAGTGGAGGCGATGGCGAAACTCAAGGAAATGAATCCGCAGGTGCGGGCGATTGTCTCGAGCGGCTACTCCAGCGACCCGATCATGGCCAACTACCAGGCGCATGGGTTTCGGGCGCGGGTGCCGAAGCCCTATCTGGCCAGTGATTTGATCTCCGCGGTGAGGGCCGTGCTGGAAGCACCTGCCGGGTGA
- a CDS encoding ABC transporter substrate-binding protein: MALLAGRLATATVDAAEREPRGRIHVTYWEKWVGPEEAATRAVVEAFNRSQDRITVEYFVQNPVDRKTIVAAAGGDPPDVAGLWIQNIASFADAEALTPLDDFIRRDGMTVEQWLSRYYPVYARMVQHGGHVYAGISTPATIALHWNKTLFREAGLDPERPPRTIQELDEFARRLTKRDPKTGELLQVGFLPQEPGWWPWIFCRWFGGRLFDGDKITLATDPRNVAAMEWVASYTRALGRDAVTSFASGFAGQWASPQSGFFSGKVAMIFQGVWFNNYIRQYKPGLDYGVAPAWPAAVPGIEDFAMAEADMLVIPRGAKHPEAAWEFVKYMNSANPRAQSREELQGMELLCFLQEKNSALREWSPYFAGHHPHPRIDVFRRLSASPHAEFVPDMGIWTEYEREVLAAFAEVRLLMAPPQQALEQAQARLQKSWDRHFRSLARHGQPLPPSTGATP, from the coding sequence GTGGCCCTCCTGGCGGGGCGACTGGCCACGGCGACGGTCGACGCCGCCGAGCGTGAGCCGCGCGGGCGGATTCACGTCACCTATTGGGAAAAATGGGTCGGACCGGAAGAGGCGGCGACGCGCGCGGTCGTCGAGGCGTTTAATCGCTCGCAGGATCGAATTACCGTCGAGTATTTCGTGCAGAACCCGGTCGATCGAAAGACCATTGTGGCGGCCGCGGGTGGAGATCCGCCGGACGTGGCCGGACTCTGGATCCAGAACATCGCCTCGTTTGCGGACGCGGAGGCGCTGACGCCGCTCGACGATTTCATTCGGCGCGACGGGATGACGGTCGAGCAGTGGTTGAGCCGCTACTATCCCGTCTACGCGCGGATGGTGCAGCATGGCGGGCACGTGTATGCGGGGATCAGCACGCCGGCGACGATCGCGCTGCATTGGAACAAGACGCTTTTCCGCGAAGCGGGGCTCGATCCCGAGCGGCCGCCGCGCACGATCCAGGAGCTCGATGAGTTCGCGCGGCGCTTGACGAAGCGCGATCCGAAGACTGGCGAGTTGTTGCAGGTTGGGTTCCTGCCGCAGGAGCCGGGCTGGTGGCCGTGGATTTTCTGTCGCTGGTTTGGCGGCCGATTGTTCGACGGCGACAAGATCACGCTGGCGACCGATCCGCGCAATGTCGCCGCGATGGAATGGGTGGCGAGCTACACGCGCGCGCTGGGCCGGGATGCGGTGACGTCGTTCGCGTCGGGGTTCGCCGGTCAGTGGGCGTCGCCGCAGTCCGGGTTTTTTAGCGGGAAGGTCGCGATGATTTTCCAGGGCGTGTGGTTCAACAACTACATCCGGCAATACAAGCCCGGGCTGGACTACGGCGTGGCGCCGGCCTGGCCCGCGGCGGTGCCGGGCATCGAGGATTTCGCGATGGCCGAGGCGGACATGCTGGTGATTCCGCGCGGAGCGAAACATCCGGAAGCTGCGTGGGAGTTCGTGAAATACATGAACTCGGCCAATCCGCGGGCGCAGAGCCGCGAGGAACTGCAGGGAATGGAACTGCTGTGTTTCCTGCAGGAGAAAAACTCCGCGCTGCGCGAGTGGAGCCCGTATTTTGCCGGGCACCATCCGCATCCGCGAATCGATGTGTTTCGCCGGCTGTCGGCGAGCCCGCACGCCGAGTTCGTGCCCGACATGGGAATCTGGACCGAGTATGAGCGCGAGGTGCTGGCGGCGTTTGCGGAAGTTCGGCTGCTGATGGCCCCGCCGCAGCAGGCGCTCGAGCAGGCTCAGGCGCGGCTGCAGAAAAGCTGGGATCGACATTTCCGCAGCCTGGCCCGGCACGGCCAGCCGCTGCCACCAAGCACGGGGGCGACGCCATGA
- a CDS encoding carbohydrate ABC transporter permease, with protein sequence MKPHGPVSRTFIYLMLIVASGLFLTPFVWLVSTSLKPVEQTMVLPPTFLPRAHYVEIDGRRMEVVIDYTMNQPGVVADVVSGPDAGKRVFLLPDQAIARAAELNGAHRVAAGWTHVTERLEQGAGRERQPRWDIVPPGAVQSEIKFRWSNYPNALASMGGGAAAGSGNVSFWVFLSNTLIVCVLGVIGTVLSNAIVAYGFARLRWRGRDAFFALTLATLMVPFPVLMVPLYGVFRELGWIGTLMPLWVPAFFGSAFNIFLMRQFFLTIPEELSEAARIDGSSEWRIFWRIILPLSKPVLAVAALFHFLYAWNDFMGPFLYLTRKETFTLSIALQNYQSQTGGVQWHYLMAASTVTVLPIIVLFFFAQRTFIQGIATTGSKG encoded by the coding sequence ATGAAACCGCACGGCCCCGTTTCCCGGACGTTTATTTACCTGATGCTGATTGTCGCGTCGGGCTTGTTCCTCACGCCGTTCGTGTGGCTGGTGTCGACGTCGCTGAAACCGGTGGAGCAGACGATGGTGCTGCCGCCGACGTTCCTGCCGCGGGCGCATTATGTGGAGATCGACGGACGCAGGATGGAGGTCGTGATCGATTACACGATGAACCAGCCGGGCGTTGTGGCCGACGTGGTGAGTGGCCCGGACGCGGGCAAGCGAGTGTTCCTGCTGCCAGACCAGGCGATCGCGCGTGCGGCGGAGCTGAACGGTGCGCACCGCGTGGCCGCCGGGTGGACGCATGTGACGGAACGGCTCGAGCAGGGAGCCGGACGCGAGCGGCAGCCGCGCTGGGACATCGTGCCGCCGGGCGCGGTGCAGAGCGAAATCAAGTTCCGCTGGTCGAACTACCCGAACGCGCTCGCTTCGATGGGCGGCGGCGCGGCGGCCGGCAGCGGCAACGTGAGTTTCTGGGTTTTCCTGAGCAACACGCTGATCGTTTGTGTGCTCGGGGTGATTGGCACGGTGCTGTCGAACGCAATCGTCGCCTACGGCTTTGCGCGGCTGCGCTGGCGCGGTCGGGATGCCTTCTTCGCGCTGACGCTCGCCACACTGATGGTGCCGTTCCCAGTGCTGATGGTGCCGCTCTACGGCGTGTTCCGGGAACTCGGCTGGATTGGCACGTTGATGCCGCTGTGGGTGCCGGCGTTCTTCGGGAGCGCGTTCAACATTTTCCTCATGCGGCAGTTTTTCCTCACGATCCCGGAGGAGCTGAGCGAAGCGGCGCGGATCGATGGCAGCAGCGAATGGCGGATTTTCTGGCGGATCATTCTGCCGCTGAGCAAGCCGGTCCTGGCGGTCGCGGCGCTGTTCCACTTCCTCTATGCGTGGAACGATTTCATGGGGCCGTTCCTGTATCTGACGCGCAAGGAAACATTCACGCTCTCGATCGCGCTGCAGAACTACCAGTCGCAGACCGGCGGAGTGCAGTGGCACTACCTCATGGCGGCGAGCACGGTCACCGTGCTGCCGATCATCGTCCTGTTTTTCTTTGCGCAGCGGACCTTCATCCAGGGGATCGCCACCACGGGGAGCAAAGGCTGA
- a CDS encoding GH36-type glycosyl hydrolase domain-containing protein, whose amino-acid sequence MATYGYFDDAQREFVITRPDTPLPWLNYLGQDDYFGIVTQTAGGYSFWKDAKLRRLTRYRYNNNPMDNDGRFLYVKQGDVIWNPGWKPTRAKLDAFECRHGLGYTRITGRKAGVEVEQLMFVPPGENLEVWKVSVRNKTKQPQRLTLFSYVEFCLFEALNDMTNYQRTYSIGEVEIEGSAIYHKTEYRERRNHYTLFGCTRKVNGYDTARDAFVGVHHGLHDPKAVLTGKCTNSRAYGWNPIGAHQINLTLKPGAEETFAFVLAYVEQGDLPKFDAPFVINKTKGREILQKFSDLSAIDASFAAVKQRWDDLLSIYQAPSVPNAHLRRMVNTWNQVQCMATFNLSRSASGYETGIGRGMGYRDSNQDILGFVHLLPARARQRILDIASTQLSDGTCYHQYQPLTKKGNADIGGDFNDDPLWLVLSTCAYIRETGDATILDEPCGYADKPGSKDSLLHHIETSIGYTLNNRGPHGLPLIGHADWNDCLNLNCFSKEPNESFQTMGDVEGSKAESVMIAGLFLYAARDLASLYRFLGKSDDTTRVDGYYADMLKTIEEQAWDGAWYTRAFDAESKPVGSKVCEEGKIYIESQAWCVIGGAGQANGRAKKALQAVEKYLYKPGLGCALQYPPYSTYHLELGEVSSYPPGYKENAGVFSHNNTWIHIGWAMQGDGERTLDYYLSICPSAKKDHDVYRSEPYVYAQMTASQFSPTPGEAKNSWLTGTGAWSFVVASQYILGVRPEFEGLRIDPCVPKAWTGFSVTRKFRGVTYTITVKNPKGKSKGVKSLVVDGRKVAGNLLTPPADGRTAVQVEVTLGA is encoded by the coding sequence ATGGCTACCTACGGCTACTTCGACGATGCTCAACGCGAGTTCGTGATCACGCGCCCGGACACTCCGCTTCCGTGGCTCAACTACCTCGGCCAGGACGATTACTTCGGCATCGTGACGCAAACCGCCGGTGGCTATTCGTTCTGGAAAGACGCCAAGCTCCGCCGGCTCACGCGCTATCGCTACAACAACAACCCGATGGATAACGACGGCCGCTTCCTCTACGTGAAGCAGGGCGACGTGATCTGGAATCCTGGCTGGAAGCCGACGCGCGCGAAGCTCGACGCCTTCGAATGCCGCCACGGGCTCGGCTACACGCGCATCACCGGTCGGAAGGCCGGCGTCGAGGTCGAGCAACTAATGTTCGTGCCGCCGGGCGAGAATCTCGAGGTCTGGAAGGTCTCGGTCCGCAACAAGACAAAGCAGCCGCAAAGGCTCACGCTCTTCTCGTATGTCGAGTTCTGCCTGTTCGAGGCACTGAACGACATGACCAATTACCAGCGCACCTACTCGATCGGCGAGGTCGAGATCGAGGGCAGCGCGATTTACCACAAGACCGAATATCGCGAGCGCCGGAACCACTACACGCTCTTTGGCTGCACGCGGAAGGTAAACGGCTACGACACCGCGCGCGACGCGTTCGTCGGCGTACACCACGGACTGCATGATCCCAAGGCGGTCCTCACTGGCAAGTGCACCAACAGCCGCGCCTACGGTTGGAATCCGATCGGCGCGCACCAGATCAATCTCACCCTGAAGCCCGGCGCGGAGGAAACGTTCGCGTTCGTGCTCGCCTACGTCGAGCAGGGCGACCTGCCGAAGTTCGACGCGCCGTTCGTGATCAACAAGACGAAGGGCCGCGAGATCCTGCAGAAATTCTCCGACCTCTCGGCGATCGATGCATCGTTCGCCGCGGTGAAGCAGCGTTGGGACGACTTGCTCTCAATCTATCAGGCGCCGAGCGTGCCGAACGCTCATCTGCGCCGGATGGTCAATACCTGGAATCAGGTGCAGTGCATGGCGACGTTCAACCTCTCGCGCTCCGCCTCCGGCTATGAAACCGGCATCGGCCGCGGGATGGGTTATCGCGATTCGAACCAGGACATCCTCGGCTTCGTCCACCTGCTGCCCGCGCGCGCCCGGCAGCGCATCCTCGACATCGCGTCGACGCAGCTCTCCGACGGCACGTGTTATCACCAATACCAGCCGCTCACGAAGAAGGGCAACGCCGACATCGGCGGCGACTTCAACGATGATCCGCTCTGGCTCGTCCTCTCAACCTGCGCCTACATCCGCGAGACCGGCGACGCCACGATTCTCGACGAACCGTGCGGCTACGCCGACAAGCCCGGTTCGAAGGACTCGCTGCTGCACCACATCGAGACCTCGATCGGCTATACGCTGAACAACCGCGGCCCGCACGGACTGCCACTGATCGGCCACGCCGACTGGAACGATTGTCTCAACCTGAACTGTTTCTCGAAGGAGCCGAACGAGTCATTCCAGACCATGGGCGACGTCGAAGGCTCCAAGGCTGAGTCGGTCATGATCGCCGGCCTGTTTCTCTACGCCGCGCGCGATCTCGCTTCGCTTTATCGGTTCCTCGGCAAGTCCGACGACACCACGCGCGTCGATGGTTACTACGCCGACATGCTGAAGACGATCGAGGAGCAGGCGTGGGACGGCGCGTGGTATACGCGCGCGTTCGACGCCGAGAGCAAGCCCGTCGGCTCGAAGGTGTGCGAGGAAGGCAAAATCTACATCGAGAGCCAGGCGTGGTGTGTGATCGGCGGCGCCGGTCAGGCCAACGGCCGCGCCAAGAAGGCGCTGCAGGCAGTCGAAAAATACCTCTACAAGCCCGGCCTCGGCTGCGCGCTGCAGTATCCGCCCTACTCGACCTATCACCTCGAACTCGGCGAGGTCTCGAGCTACCCGCCGGGTTATAAGGAAAACGCCGGCGTGTTCTCGCACAACAACACGTGGATTCACATCGGTTGGGCGATGCAGGGCGACGGCGAGCGCACGCTCGACTACTACCTCAGCATCTGCCCGTCGGCGAAAAAGGACCACGACGTCTACCGCTCGGAGCCTTACGTCTACGCGCAGATGACCGCGTCGCAGTTCTCGCCCACGCCCGGCGAAGCGAAGAACTCGTGGCTCACCGGCACCGGTGCCTGGTCCTTCGTCGTTGCCAGCCAGTACATCCTCGGCGTGCGGCCGGAATTCGAGGGTCTGCGGATCGACCCGTGCGTGCCGAAGGCCTGGACGGGTTTTAGCGTCACCCGCAAATTCCGCGGCGTCACCTACACGATCACGGTGAAAAACCCGAAGGGGAAGTCGAAGGGCGTGAAGTCGCTCGTCGTCGACGGCCGGAAGGTCGCGGGCAACCTGCTCACACCGCCGGCTGACGGCCGCACCGCCGTGCAGGTCGAGGTCACCCTCGGCGCGTAA